The following proteins are encoded in a genomic region of Entelurus aequoreus isolate RoL-2023_Sb linkage group LG01, RoL_Eaeq_v1.1, whole genome shotgun sequence:
- the LOC133635922 gene encoding keratin, type II cytoskeletal 8-like, with amino-acid sequence MISRKSYSVSGSSSGSRRSLAGPQIGFRSSYTLGSSAGGFGAGSGAGFGAGSGFGASSGFGAGSAGGFGFGSSMSSSSMMGGGGAGFYAALPITAVTVNPSLLAPLNLSIDPSIQAVRTQEKDQIKTLNNRFASFIDKVRFLEQQNKMLETKWSLLQDQTTTRSNIDAMFEAYIANLRRQLDGLGNEKVKLDGELKNMQIQVEDFKRKYEDEINKRAGAENEFVLLKKDVDAAYMNKVDLEAKADALQDEINFLRAVYEAELRELQSQIKDTSVVVEMDNSRNLDMDSIVAEVRAQYEDIANRSKADAESWYKQKYEEMQSSAGQYGDDLRTTKAEIAELNRMIARLQNEIEAIKAQRANIEAQIAEAEERGELAVKDARQRIKDLEEALQRAKQDMARQVREYQELMNVKMALDIEIATYRKLLEGEEFRLSAGPTNATIHVQQTSGGGMSSSSSGGGFGFGGGSGMSGGYSSSGSMSGGYGSMSGGYGGSITKSSVTTTSSRRYH; translated from the exons ATGATTTCCAGGAAGTCCTACTCGGTCTCGGGCTCCAGCAGCGGCTCCAGGAGATCCCTGGCAGGACCCCAAATCGGCTTCAGGAGCAGCTACACACTCGGTTCCTCGGCTGGTGGTTTTGGTGCTGGTTCCGGTGCTGGCTTTGGTGCTGGTTCTGGTTTTGGTGCTAGTTCCGGTTTTGGTGCTGGTTCCGCTGGTGGTTTTGGCTTCGGCTCGTCCATGAGCTCCAGCTcaatgatgggtggtggtggaGCAGGATTCTACGCGGCTCTCCCAATCACCGCTGTCACAGTCAACCCGAGTCTGCTGGCCCCCCTGAACTTGTCGATAGACCCCTCCATCCAGGCTGTCCGCACCCAGGAGAAGGACCAGATCAAGACACTTAACAACCGTTTTGCTTCCTTCATTGACAAG GTCCGTTTCCTGGAGCAGCAGAACAAGATGCTGGAGACCAAGTGGAGTCTCCTACAGGACCAGACCACCACCCGTTCTAACATCGACGCCATGTTTGAGGCGTACATCGCCAACCTGCGCCGGCAGCTCGACGGGCTGGGCAACGAGAAAGTCAAGCTGGATGGAGAACTGAAGAACATGCAGATCCAGGTGGAGGACTTCAAGAGAAA GTATGAAGATGAAATCAACAAGCGTGCAGGTGCAGAGAACGAGTTTGTGCTTTTGAAAAAG GATGTTGACGCTGCCTACATGAACAAGGTTGATCTGGAGGCCAAAGCCGATGCTCTTCAGGACGAAATCAACTTCCTCAGGGCCGTCTATGAGGCT GAGCTTCGCGAGCTGCAGTCCCAGATCAAGGACACCTCAGTCGTTGTGGAGATGGACAACAGCCGTAACCTGGACATGGATTCCATTGTGGCTGAAGTGCGCGCTCAGTATGAGGACATCGCCAACCGCAGCAAGGCTGATGCAGAGTCCTGGTACAAACAGAAG TACGAGGAAATGCAGAGCTCTGCTGGACAGTACGGTGATGACCTCCGCACAACCAAGGCTGAGATCGCCGAGCTGAACCGCATGATCGCCCGTCTGCAGAATGAGATCGAGGCAATCAAAGCACAG AGGGCCAACATTGAGGCCCAGATTGCTGAGGCTGAGGAGCGTGGCGAGCTGGCAGTGAAGGATGCCAGGCAGCGCATCAAAGATCTGGAAGAGGCTCTCCAGAGAGCAAAGCAGGACATGGCCCGCCAGGTGCGTGAGTACCAGGAGCTGATGAACGTCAAGATGGCCCTAGACATCGAAATCGCCACCTACAGGAAACTGCTGGAAGGAGAGGAGTTCAG ACTGTCCGCTGGACCCACCAACGCAACCATCCACGTGCAGCAGACTTCAGGCGGTG GAATGTCCAGCTCCAGCTCTGGTGGTGGATTCGGCTTCGGTGGCGGCAGCGGCATGTCTGGTGGCTACAGCAGCAGCGGCAGCATGTCTGGGGGCTACGGCAGCATGTCTGGCGGCTATGGCGGTTCTATCACTAAGTCCTCAGTCACCACCACCAGTTCCAGAAGATACCATTAA